The following proteins come from a genomic window of Candidatus Desulfatibia profunda:
- a CDS encoding TRAP transporter large permease, whose translation MSLTTIGLIGIIALIVLLYSKMPVGFAMGFLGLLGFSYVVTFNAGVSLLVRDVWDIFSSYNLTVIPLFVLMGQIAFHAGISRRLYDSAYVVLGHRRGGLAMTTVGACAMFSAICGSTNATAATMAIVTLPEMKRYGYDMRLATGTVAAAGSLGILIPPSVIFIVYGIMTEQSIGKLFAAGILPGILLCALFMLTIHLQVMRNPSLAPPGPKTSFKQKLESFTGVVETLILFALVMGGMFFGIFTPTEAAATGAFLTLLVALIRRQLSWQGFAQALSDTTRISCMIMVIITGAVVFGHFLAITRLPYELADWAGSLPLPPHAIIGVIILIYLFGGCFMDALAMIMLTIPIFFPLVKSLGFDPIWFGVVIVLVTEMGVITPPVGVNVYVVHGVAQDVPLEDIFRGVFPMLLALLVCNLILLIFPQIALFLPGLMH comes from the coding sequence ATGAGTCTGACAACGATAGGTTTGATCGGTATTATCGCCCTGATCGTTCTTTTGTATTCCAAGATGCCGGTCGGCTTTGCCATGGGCTTTCTGGGTCTGCTTGGATTCAGTTATGTCGTGACTTTCAACGCGGGCGTCAGTCTGTTGGTCCGGGATGTCTGGGACATCTTTTCTTCCTATAATTTAACCGTGATTCCCCTTTTTGTATTGATGGGCCAAATCGCCTTTCATGCCGGCATCAGTCGCCGGCTTTATGATTCTGCCTATGTGGTGTTGGGCCACCGGCGCGGCGGGCTGGCCATGACCACGGTCGGCGCCTGTGCAATGTTTTCGGCCATATGCGGCTCGACCAACGCCACAGCGGCAACCATGGCGATCGTCACCCTTCCCGAGATGAAACGATACGGCTATGATATGCGTCTGGCCACAGGCACGGTGGCCGCGGCCGGAAGCTTGGGCATCCTTATCCCGCCCAGTGTGATTTTTATTGTCTATGGTATTATGACCGAACAATCCATTGGAAAGCTCTTTGCAGCCGGCATCCTTCCGGGCATTCTCCTGTGCGCTCTTTTCATGTTGACCATTCACCTTCAGGTCATGCGAAATCCCTCCCTGGCCCCGCCAGGCCCTAAAACCAGTTTTAAGCAGAAACTGGAATCTTTCACCGGGGTAGTGGAAACTCTGATACTGTTTGCCCTGGTCATGGGAGGAATGTTTTTCGGCATCTTTACACCCACTGAAGCGGCGGCAACCGGCGCCTTTCTGACCCTGCTCGTCGCGCTTATCAGAAGACAGCTTTCCTGGCAGGGCTTTGCTCAAGCCCTGTCCGATACGACCAGAATCAGTTGTATGATCATGGTGATTATTACCGGCGCCGTGGTCTTCGGTCATTTCCTGGCCATTACCAGGCTTCCTTATGAACTGGCCGACTGGGCCGGTTCCCTTCCTCTCCCTCCCCACGCCATCATAGGAGTAATTATTTTGATATACCTTTTCGGGGGCTGTTTCATGGATGCCCTGGCCATGATCATGCTGACCATCCCGATATTTTTCCCGCTCGTAAAGTCCCTGGGATTCGACCCCATCTGGTTCGGTGTCGTGATTGTGCTGGTCACGGAGATGGGTGTGATCACACCGCCGGTAGGCGTCAATGTCTATGTTGTCCACGGAGTGGCCCAGGACGTGCCCCTGGAAGATATCTTCAGGGGGGTGTTTCCCATGCTGCTGGCCCTGCTCGTTTGCAATCTGATCCTTTTAATCTTCCCCCAGATCGCCCTGTTTTTACCCGGCCTCATGCATTAA